In Vicinamibacterales bacterium, a genomic segment contains:
- a CDS encoding sigma 54-interacting transcriptional regulator — protein MTLAQMRCADIRSFPHPPFGATADPQPDQAVIDAARSDRCVLLTGAPAQASAVALRIHNLSGWRWGAFVAVDCGSTEAVIERQLFDLLRAGHRSGTPSQPRPRLTQAGTVFLYEVGKLGLSAQIRLRQVLETSEAQPRSERLRQRVMASTSEALLRRVLDGTFDEELFCRLHAIRLAV, from the coding sequence ATGACCCTTGCCCAGATGCGCTGCGCCGACATCAGATCCTTTCCGCACCCTCCTTTTGGCGCGACGGCGGACCCACAGCCCGACCAGGCGGTGATCGACGCGGCGCGGAGCGATCGCTGTGTGCTGCTGACCGGGGCGCCTGCGCAGGCCAGCGCCGTCGCGCTGCGCATCCACAATCTGAGCGGCTGGCGCTGGGGGGCGTTCGTGGCGGTGGACTGCGGGAGCACCGAGGCCGTGATCGAGCGGCAGTTGTTCGACCTGCTGCGCGCCGGGCACCGATCCGGTACGCCGTCCCAGCCACGTCCGCGGTTGACCCAGGCCGGCACCGTCTTCCTCTACGAGGTCGGGAAGCTGGGCCTGTCCGCACAGATCCGGCTACGCCAGGTGCTCGAGACCTCTGAGGCGCAGCCGCGCAGCGAGCGGCTGCGGCAGCGGGTCATGGCGTCTACCTCCGAGGCGCTGCTCCGGCGAGTACTCGACGGGACGTTCGACGAGGAGCTGTTCTGCCGGCTGCACGCCATTCGCCTCGCGGTTTGA
- a CDS encoding winged helix-turn-helix domain-containing protein produces the protein MPSLRQETYRFGQFELDLSAGELRRNAARVRVQPQPFKLLALLVRRAGALVGREEIRSELWPDGTFVDFDQSVNFAVRQIRDVLGDSAERPLYIETVPRRGYRFIAPVDGPGLAMPAGAPQQPSPAAGSATTVRLQKALWANIADLRLAEERRRRTTKIALIVLSVLLAAIVTYVLIVQR, from the coding sequence ATGCCCTCGCTTCGTCAGGAAACCTACCGCTTCGGACAATTCGAGCTGGATCTTTCCGCCGGGGAGTTACGCCGGAACGCCGCCCGCGTGCGGGTTCAGCCGCAGCCGTTCAAGCTGCTGGCGCTGCTGGTCCGGCGCGCCGGGGCGCTCGTCGGGCGGGAGGAAATCCGATCGGAGCTCTGGCCCGACGGCACCTTCGTCGACTTCGATCAGTCCGTCAATTTCGCCGTCCGGCAGATCCGCGACGTGTTGGGGGATTCGGCCGAACGCCCGCTCTATATCGAGACCGTGCCCCGGCGCGGCTACCGTTTCATCGCCCCGGTCGACGGGCCGGGCCTCGCCATGCCGGCCGGCGCCCCGCAGCAGCCGTCGCCGGCGGCGGGCAGCGCGACTACCGTCCGCCTGCAGAAGGCGCTGTGGGCGAACATCGCCGACCTGCGCCTCGCCGAGGAACGGCGGCGGCGGACGACGAAGATCGCGCTCATCGTGCTGTCAGTGCTCCTCGCCGCGATCGTGACATACGTGCTGATCGTGCAACGCTGA